The window tcttttaaattataaaatataaaacatattttattaatttatcttatattatatattactCTTCCCATCTTCCTCCCTTCCATCCCATTACCCTTACGCCTTCTTCACTCATACTCTGAGCTCGCCATGGAACCAAAGAAACCAACTAAAAAGATTCTGATGTTTCCATGGCTAGCATTCGGCCACGTATCTCCCTTCATCCAGCTCGCCAAACGCCTCTCAAACACCTTCGAAATTCACCTCTGTTCTTCCCCTGTAAACCTCCAAAGCATCCAATCAAAGCTCCCCCAAACCCCCTCAAACCCCATCCACCTCCTCCACCTCAACCTCCCACCGTCGCCGGAGCTCCCCCCTCACCTGCACTCCACCAACGGCCTCCCTCTCCGCCTAATTCCCACTCTCCTCAACGCCTTCGACAAAGCCGCCCCTGATTTCACCTCAATTTTGCACAAATTAAACCCCGATTTACTCATCACCGACATGTTCCAACCCTGGGCCGTCCATTCCGCTGCCGCTCTCAACATCCCCACCGTCTTCTTCCTCGTCGTCGGCGCCGGAACTTTCTCCCACTCCGTTCATTCCGTTCTTCACCACGGCGTTGATTTCCCTTTCCCCGAACTCGATCTACAAAATCATTGGTTATTTAAACGCCATCAAAACGATTCGTCGGATTCGAGTGTTGGTGTTGCGACAAGTCGGTTTCTTCAATTACTGAAAGATCTCGAATTTTACTCCGACGTCGTTTTGGTCAACTCGTTTGTGGAGATTGAGAGTAAATACATTGATTATCTCTCTGttttgttgaagaagaaagtcGTTCCTGTCGGCCCACTCGTTTCATTGTCGGATGAGAAATCCGACGTGTTGGATTGGCTTGATCAAAAGGAACCGAAATCAACGGTGTACGTTTCGTTTGG is drawn from Cucurbita pepo subsp. pepo cultivar mu-cu-16 chromosome LG09, ASM280686v2, whole genome shotgun sequence and contains these coding sequences:
- the LOC111802360 gene encoding beta-D-glucosyl crocetin beta-1,6-glucosyltransferase-like gives rise to the protein MEPKKPTKKILMFPWLAFGHVSPFIQLAKRLSNTFEIHLCSSPVNLQSIQSKLPQTPSNPIHLLHLNLPPSPELPPHLHSTNGLPLRLIPTLLNAFDKAAPDFTSILHKLNPDLLITDMFQPWAVHSAAALNIPTVFFLVVGAGTFSHSVHSVLHHGVDFPFPELDLQNHWLFKRHQNDSSDSSVGVATSRFLQLLKDLEFYSDVVLVNSFVEIESKYIDYLSVLLKKKVVPVGPLVSLSDEKSDVLDWLDQKEPKSTVYVSFGSEYYLSNEDRAELAMGLEMSGANFIWVIRFGKGENVGIREALPEGFIERVGERGLVLDGWAPQMGILKHTSIGGFVCHCGWNSVVEAAVNAVPIIALPMQLDQPFHGKVAVAAGVAVEAARGVDGAVTREGVAKAIKEVLFEKKGEELSGKAKEICESLKVKDGKNIDTCVVAISRIFKSGKF